One Yimella lutea DNA window includes the following coding sequences:
- a CDS encoding RecB family exonuclease, with protein sequence MPDPNDALDLGAWLAFVDEGGTATLVVTDREHPAAKSLLKPRRLSPSTAAAMEGGCHARWAVERSMPRTDDPFGAAELGSAAHAVMEEVMQRPSHQRTPEAIEFELSRVDQTHPELAVPDDIMERTRWRGEVAGKLAGIPAIMDLPSIDVYGTEIHFDHVSVAGVPINGYADLVARQPNGSLWVQDYKTGKVRKPYRDERDAESDQQRTYVMALAAKTGELPTRATLLYTAFGASKEVDVSPNALRETATVLRNAFAAMNSNAERGTFSMKASGLCGWCPLALVCPEGNRSRVVRAKTPAAHLGPELGIPRLLRAPSAPPIREERRTVPTQPTDGTTDPTASPSDDPKGPHMISEGKTWEEILPANQTNPVTGSALNPNAYAAAASMTYTCEAFKILFAHAKNGGKRMSGEAQVKSLALCLSNIVAAAQQQLGVKVSLQDGSNTRLRAALYATLEVAPPPLDSPESTKWEGWMSYCIQRIITLFRIATDVWEAGQVSQPYADLVAAIAAPDAQAA encoded by the coding sequence ATGCCCGACCCCAACGACGCACTCGATCTCGGCGCCTGGCTGGCGTTCGTCGACGAAGGCGGAACCGCCACGCTCGTCGTCACCGACCGGGAGCATCCGGCTGCCAAGTCGCTGCTGAAGCCACGCCGGCTCTCACCCTCCACCGCTGCGGCGATGGAGGGCGGTTGTCATGCCCGGTGGGCGGTGGAGAGGTCGATGCCGCGCACCGATGACCCGTTCGGGGCCGCTGAACTCGGCTCTGCCGCACACGCGGTAATGGAAGAGGTCATGCAGCGCCCGTCGCACCAGCGGACACCAGAAGCGATCGAGTTCGAGCTGTCACGGGTCGACCAGACCCACCCGGAACTGGCGGTTCCGGACGACATCATGGAGCGCACCCGCTGGCGCGGTGAGGTGGCCGGCAAGCTCGCCGGAATCCCCGCGATCATGGATCTGCCATCCATCGACGTGTACGGCACCGAGATCCACTTCGACCACGTCAGTGTGGCTGGCGTACCGATCAACGGGTACGCCGATCTCGTTGCGCGACAACCGAATGGGTCACTCTGGGTTCAGGACTACAAAACCGGGAAGGTGCGCAAGCCCTACCGCGACGAACGCGACGCGGAGTCCGATCAGCAGCGCACCTACGTCATGGCACTAGCCGCCAAAACCGGCGAACTACCGACCCGAGCCACCCTGCTCTACACCGCCTTCGGGGCGTCCAAGGAAGTCGATGTCTCCCCGAATGCGCTGCGCGAAACCGCGACGGTGCTGCGTAACGCGTTCGCCGCGATGAACAGCAACGCCGAGCGGGGGACGTTCTCGATGAAGGCATCCGGCCTGTGCGGCTGGTGCCCGCTGGCTCTGGTCTGCCCGGAGGGCAACCGGTCACGAGTCGTCCGAGCCAAGACCCCGGCAGCCCATCTCGGTCCCGAACTGGGCATCCCACGACTACTGCGCGCCCCGTCCGCCCCTCCAATCCGCGAGGAGCGTCGCACCGTACCTACGCAACCGACAGACGGCACCACCGACCCGACCGCCTCGCCGTCCGATGACCCGAAAGGCCCGCACATGATCTCCGAAGGAAAGACCTGGGAGGAAATCCTCCCGGCCAACCAGACCAACCCGGTGACCGGCTCCGCGCTCAACCCGAACGCCTACGCCGCCGCCGCGTCGATGACCTACACCTGCGAGGCGTTCAAGATCCTGTTCGCCCACGCCAAGAACGGCGGCAAGCGGATGTCCGGCGAGGCGCAGGTGAAGTCGCTGGCGCTGTGTCTGTCGAACATCGTCGCCGCTGCTCAGCAGCAGCTCGGCGTCAAGGTGTCGTTGCAGGACGGCTCCAACACCCGTCTGCGTGCAGCGCTCTACGCCACCCTGGAGGTAGCCCCGCCGCCGCTGGACTCGCCCGAGTCGACCAAGTGGGAGGGCTGGATGAGCTACTGCATTCAGCGCATCATCACCCTGTTCCGGATCGCCACGGACGTCTGGGAGGCCGGTCAGGTCTCGCAGCCGTACGCCGACCTGGTGGCAGCCATCGCGGCGCCGGATGCCCAGGCCGCCTGA